A region of Thermovibrio ammonificans HB-1 DNA encodes the following proteins:
- a CDS encoding OmpH family outer membrane protein, whose product MPEDKPTPAPSFDPTTLGFSSIDELKAFVEAQRKKEGDFTKILEAKEREFQKKLEAYEKRLKELQAQLQEREQALQQKEAELKNLVVTNTLTKLAAEKGVLDPEVFLAIVSGKAELTEDGKVVIEGKDPAEFIESLKESKPFLFKASEKEGSGATNQSSPPASKKEELLKAYEEAKKAGDIEKALALKGELAKLEQSEGGE is encoded by the coding sequence ATGCCAGAAGATAAGCCTACTCCGGCACCTTCATTTGACCCCACCACTCTGGGTTTCAGCTCCATAGATGAGCTAAAAGCTTTTGTTGAGGCCCAGAGGAAGAAAGAGGGGGACTTTACGAAAATCCTTGAGGCCAAGGAGAGAGAGTTTCAGAAGAAGCTTGAGGCCTACGAAAAGAGACTAAAGGAACTCCAAGCACAGCTTCAGGAGAGAGAGCAGGCGCTTCAGCAGAAAGAGGCCGAGCTGAAGAACCTCGTCGTCACAAACACCCTGACGAAACTTGCCGCCGAGAAAGGAGTTCTTGACCCTGAAGTATTCCTTGCAATCGTCTCCGGAAAGGCCGAGCTAACCGAAGACGGCAAAGTCGTAATTGAGGGTAAGGACCCGGCAGAGTTCATAGAGAGCCTGAAAGAAAGCAAGCCTTTCCTCTTTAAGGCAAGCGAGAAAGAAGGCTCAGGAGCAACAAATCAGTCTTCTCCGCCTGCCTCAAAGAAAGAGGAGCTCCTTAAAGCTTACGAGGAGGCCAAAAAGGCCGGCGACATTGAAAAAGCCTTGGCTTTAAAAGGAGAGCTTGCCAAACTTGAACAGAGCGAAGGAGGTGAATAA
- a CDS encoding phage portal protein — protein sequence MALTGEKFLIDAYTGKGGFLDGTYLIAHPRESDEKLERRKKLAVYPNYVKKVVDSYLSHLFKKSPIRSIETQEYQEFIQDVDRQGTYIDDFMRRAFKLSMITGVVYIIVDKPPGKATTKLEEKQLNLRPYLALRTRSQLYSYTLDEYGRLSSITFRETQPDNTIIYRYFDTQRWAIYTDPELKEIESQGEHKLGVVPVVPLHSTDPLLPNDLTATPWILDIANLNFDLYNALSELRELFRNQTFSIFTIPVKDKADAEKLKDLTISTENAIPYSPEGGGKPDFIAPPPDPVQAYMQYIESLVQQIYRLANLEFTGGVQKSGIAKEYDWLEFNRTLTSFALQCEQAEYKIAELVCRWQDTEFKGYIQYPRDFSIRNLAEELETAMNAITAQILPPTGVVELRKKLTRDMLGEFVDDKLLSKMDEEIEKEAQDFTNRLNEEL from the coding sequence ATGGCCTTAACGGGAGAGAAGTTCCTAATAGACGCTTACACCGGAAAAGGCGGCTTTTTGGACGGAACCTACCTAATAGCCCACCCGAGGGAAAGTGATGAGAAGTTAGAGCGCCGCAAGAAACTTGCCGTCTATCCTAATTACGTTAAAAAAGTCGTTGACTCCTACCTCTCACACCTCTTTAAAAAGTCCCCTATCCGCTCAATAGAAACTCAGGAATATCAGGAATTCATTCAGGACGTTGACAGGCAGGGAACCTACATAGACGACTTTATGAGAAGGGCCTTTAAGCTCTCAATGATTACTGGCGTGGTCTACATCATCGTTGACAAACCCCCGGGGAAGGCAACGACAAAGCTTGAAGAAAAGCAGTTAAACCTTCGGCCCTACCTTGCCCTCAGAACCCGCTCACAGCTGTATAGCTATACCCTTGACGAGTACGGCAGGCTCTCCTCTATAACCTTTAGAGAAACCCAGCCTGACAACACAATCATTTACCGCTACTTTGACACCCAAAGGTGGGCAATCTATACAGACCCGGAGCTAAAAGAGATTGAAAGTCAGGGAGAGCACAAACTCGGCGTCGTCCCCGTAGTTCCTCTCCACTCTACAGACCCGCTGCTACCAAATGACCTGACGGCGACCCCGTGGATACTTGACATAGCAAACTTGAACTTTGACCTCTACAACGCCCTGTCGGAGCTCCGGGAGCTCTTTAGAAACCAGACATTCTCTATCTTTACAATTCCCGTTAAGGACAAAGCAGATGCTGAAAAACTCAAAGACCTGACGATTTCTACAGAGAACGCCATTCCTTACTCCCCCGAAGGGGGCGGAAAGCCCGATTTTATCGCCCCTCCCCCAGACCCCGTTCAGGCCTACATGCAGTACATAGAGAGCCTCGTGCAGCAGATTTACAGGCTTGCAAACCTTGAATTCACCGGTGGAGTTCAAAAGAGCGGAATAGCAAAAGAGTACGATTGGCTTGAGTTTAACAGAACCCTTACCTCTTTTGCCCTTCAATGCGAGCAGGCCGAGTACAAAATTGCAGAGCTTGTTTGCCGCTGGCAGGATACGGAATTCAAGGGCTACATTCAGTACCCCCGGGACTTCTCAATCAGGAACCTTGCAGAGGAGCTTGAAACCGCAATGAACGCCATTACCGCCCAAATACTGCCGCCGACAGGGGTAGTTGAACTAAGGAAGAAACTGACAAGAGACATGTTAGGAGAATTTGTAGATGACAAGCTTTTATCCAAGATGGACGAGGAGATAGAAAAAGAAGCTCAAGATTTCACCAATAGGTTAAATGAAGAGCTATGA
- a CDS encoding SU10 major capsid protein — MLGSYDLKNVVRDLTDELSMIVQRQPTLISLIPHAAPPQYAKSPTHEWLEDIVSPEVDTLTADLDASSTSMSVADGTKFQPGMVLTFEGSDELVKVTAVSGNTLTVARGYGGTTAEAHNANTEVKIIARPRDEGTLPGDDNPGALPGTEWNQTQIFDITVKVTRTAQNTAQYGIDNLINHRVNQGLQVISRRMNNAVIYGRRIKRVEGVEPGMMGGILYFLKQPGGNVVNAAGNDLTQTLLNDTIEKIVQDGGSPNVLVCNTTQARKISAFNANNIIVQREDQTAGNFVARFVADLPAGVITTIVVDTNFPKDKIAILDTSRLRLVPLRGSTIRDFDATPNGADFIARRILGEYTLEVRNAKQAHGLLEGLAY; from the coding sequence ATGCTTGGCTCATACGACCTTAAAAACGTCGTTAGAGACTTAACCGACGAACTTTCAATGATTGTCCAGAGGCAACCTACTCTTATCTCTTTAATTCCCCACGCCGCTCCGCCCCAGTACGCCAAATCTCCCACCCACGAATGGCTTGAAGACATAGTTTCCCCGGAAGTTGACACCCTTACGGCCGACCTTGACGCTTCCTCAACCTCAATGAGCGTTGCAGACGGAACCAAGTTCCAGCCCGGAATGGTCCTTACGTTTGAAGGCTCAGATGAGCTTGTCAAAGTTACGGCCGTTTCAGGAAATACCCTCACAGTCGCAAGGGGCTACGGCGGAACCACGGCAGAAGCTCACAACGCCAACACGGAAGTAAAAATCATTGCCCGTCCGAGGGACGAGGGGACCCTTCCCGGGGACGACAACCCCGGAGCTCTCCCCGGAACCGAGTGGAACCAGACCCAGATTTTTGACATCACGGTCAAAGTAACGAGAACGGCCCAGAACACCGCCCAGTACGGAATAGATAACCTCATCAACCACAGGGTAAATCAGGGGCTTCAAGTTATCTCCCGCAGGATGAACAACGCCGTTATCTACGGCCGCAGGATAAAGAGAGTTGAGGGAGTAGAGCCCGGAATGATGGGCGGTATCCTCTACTTCCTCAAACAACCCGGCGGAAACGTCGTAAACGCCGCAGGCAACGACCTAACTCAGACCCTCCTAAACGACACGATTGAGAAAATCGTTCAGGACGGCGGCTCTCCCAACGTCCTCGTGTGTAACACCACTCAGGCAAGGAAAATTTCTGCTTTCAACGCCAACAACATCATCGTCCAGAGGGAAGACCAGACTGCCGGAAACTTCGTCGCCAGGTTCGTTGCAGACCTCCCGGCAGGAGTGATAACCACCATCGTAGTTGACACAAACTTCCCCAAAGACAAAATCGCAATCCTTGACACGAGCCGCCTGCGCCTCGTCCCACTCAGAGGCTCTACCATCAGAGACTTTGACGCAACACCAAACGGTGCCGACTTCATAGCCCGCAGAATTCTCGGCGAGTACACACTTGAGGTCAGGAACGCCAAGCAGGCCCACGGACTACTTGAAGGGCTCGCTTACTAA
- a CDS encoding HK97 gp10 family phage protein: MVRVKVEAQNLDWLLNAAAGKRALSEGLGAFALSLFRSIHRVIDEGKAFTPRTGHLQQSIRPDFTQLSKGKAEIVAEASYAPFVEFGTRPHLIRPRKRQSLRWATDEGYVFAKLVRHPGSKPYPFFRTAIKEGLEEAKKEFVQAFLKALRRE; this comes from the coding sequence GTGGTAAGGGTTAAGGTAGAAGCCCAGAACCTTGACTGGCTCCTTAACGCGGCGGCTGGAAAGAGAGCACTTTCAGAGGGGCTGGGCGCTTTTGCGCTCAGCCTCTTTCGCTCTATTCACAGAGTCATAGACGAAGGAAAGGCCTTTACCCCCAGAACCGGACACCTCCAGCAGTCAATCCGTCCGGACTTCACGCAACTAAGTAAAGGCAAAGCCGAAATAGTAGCTGAGGCTTCTTACGCTCCCTTTGTAGAGTTTGGAACGAGACCACACCTGATAAGGCCCAGAAAGCGGCAGTCCCTTCGCTGGGCAACCGATGAGGGATATGTCTTTGCAAAACTCGTTCGCCACCCGGGTAGTAAACCCTATCCCTTTTTCAGAACGGCAATTAAAGAGGGCCTTGAGGAGGCTAAGAAAGAGTTTGTTCAGGCATTCTTAAAAGCTCTAAGGAGAGAGTAA
- a CDS encoding AAA family ATPase, translating to MKIHVQTAIEKAVQNLLQFYHERQEALHGALWGEWMAGKTKSALRVASKNPKVKYMKFPERRITETQFVSQIVLSLKVGPKRSFVENLDLIKEWITHRNETYVLIIDEAQRLFEKPRFLSILKDIVEEIEVYYPAGLLLLFLGDRKLSRFLTNEYHSLVKRIIIRKALSPIAKETVVSLLSKHSFEPEAADQITALLKSEGITTGELDVALHLARKKGLKEITPQSLEKFLKAAVGGIR from the coding sequence ATGAAGATACACGTTCAAACTGCGATTGAAAAGGCAGTTCAAAATTTACTGCAGTTCTATCACGAAAGGCAAGAGGCCCTGCACGGGGCACTCTGGGGCGAGTGGATGGCAGGAAAGACAAAGAGCGCCCTCCGTGTGGCCTCAAAGAACCCGAAAGTGAAGTACATGAAGTTCCCGGAAAGGAGGATAACCGAAACCCAGTTTGTTTCCCAGATAGTCCTCTCCCTGAAAGTGGGCCCAAAGAGGAGCTTCGTTGAAAACCTTGACCTAATAAAGGAGTGGATAACCCACAGGAACGAAACCTACGTCCTGATAATTGACGAAGCCCAGAGGCTCTTTGAAAAGCCCAGGTTCCTCTCAATCCTCAAAGACATTGTAGAGGAGATAGAAGTCTACTACCCTGCCGGCCTTCTTCTACTCTTCCTGGGCGACAGGAAACTCTCCCGGTTCCTTACAAACGAATACCATTCCCTCGTCAAGAGGATAATAATCAGAAAGGCCCTAAGCCCAATAGCCAAAGAGACTGTTGTCTCACTCCTTTCAAAACACTCATTTGAGCCTGAAGCCGCAGACCAGATTACCGCTCTTTTAAAAAGCGAAGGAATAACTACAGGCGAGCTTGACGTTGCCCTTCACCTTGCAAGAAAGAAAGGCCTTAAAGAGATAACGCCTCAAAGCCTTGAAAAGTTCCTTAAAGCCGCCGTCGGAGGGATAAGATGA
- a CDS encoding ATP-binding protein: protein MQVATLEALKKQYPECSIIEQDNLYFVLTEGRALKFLKPRRKEQIKEILLEGNFPKRYIDRVLGSEKKKTEALQVALSAPKGLFLIGSAGVGKTYACVYKIAYLLKNLKVNRPLYLPLQNIKDVFETKKALWDYDSFLLDDLNPNLGEWERKLVIEVIYHAYNEEKLLFITSNASFKAIAHFLKEEPVVSRLLEICDVKTVKGEDLRLATVNRT from the coding sequence GTGCAGGTTGCTACGCTTGAAGCTCTTAAAAAGCAATACCCTGAATGTTCAATCATAGAGCAGGATAACCTGTACTTTGTACTTACAGAGGGGAGAGCACTCAAGTTCCTCAAACCCCGTCGCAAGGAGCAAATCAAGGAAATTCTCCTTGAGGGAAACTTCCCTAAAAGATATATAGACAGGGTTCTCGGTAGCGAAAAGAAGAAAACAGAAGCCCTGCAGGTAGCTCTTTCAGCCCCAAAAGGCCTATTCCTGATAGGCTCGGCAGGGGTGGGGAAAACTTACGCCTGCGTCTACAAAATCGCCTATCTCCTCAAGAACCTCAAAGTAAACCGTCCGCTCTACCTTCCCCTCCAGAACATTAAAGACGTCTTTGAAACAAAGAAAGCCCTCTGGGATTACGACTCCTTCCTCCTTGACGACTTGAACCCCAACCTTGGAGAGTGGGAGAGGAAACTGGTAATAGAGGTCATCTACCACGCCTACAACGAGGAAAAGCTTCTATTCATAACCTCCAACGCCTCATTCAAGGCCATTGCCCACTTCCTCAAAGAAGAGCCAGTTGTTTCAAGGCTCCTTGAAATCTGCGACGTGAAAACAGTTAAAGGAGAAGATTTGAGGCTCGCCACAGTTAACAGAACATGA
- a CDS encoding helix-turn-helix domain-containing protein: MGFNVLQERKYTVKEVAKILRCSPSQVRFLLATGHLRGFKIKKKNSKGSWRIYESSVIEYLIESDNFVEIFNLKDFSHLEEKAILQKLKSKLFRLASQS, encoded by the coding sequence ATGGGGTTCAACGTGCTACAAGAGAGGAAATACACAGTCAAAGAGGTAGCTAAGATACTCAGGTGCTCTCCCTCACAGGTCCGGTTCCTCCTTGCCACCGGCCACCTGAGGGGGTTCAAAATAAAAAAGAAAAACAGTAAGGGGAGCTGGAGGATTTACGAGAGCTCGGTAATTGAGTATCTCATAGAGAGTGACAACTTCGTTGAGATATTTAACCTTAAAGATTTCTCCCACCTTGAGGAGAAGGCTATTCTTCAAAAGCTAAAGAGCAAGCTCTTCAGACTTGCCAGTCAGTCTTAA
- a CDS encoding helix-turn-helix domain-containing protein gives MKGEARKVKLLREEGYSYRQIAKILNLPLSTVYRLSKQSEKRGKKRGGKLTEYLRAIQENRELRDRLVELLLFTSEEKGTKRPLPYSKIWKEMELHLQAAGLSFGYHRFLQVLKAFIKAEFGGQAELEKLRRPKEAHRFRVSRGAVIREPELLEIDATGYTYRGVQYSMLFAYDAYTGFLFMPLVVENREKGATWYNRAFSSYDVALYLSELFARFGVPKAVRCDNEKILKSDLIKRGFEKLGIELKNTRPYNPNHKVIERAFRSLKEELRLHAALNKEADFIELLEGAVEAYNRSLHNFQHLCEPVIPHEVFTGYSKKLPELLVRNAFTLLEERTVRDNLIQIEGRIYRMVSPLGVKRKKVLVEISLSQAQEVSVYDASTGELVGIARLEGKPIEVSTVEVKEEKRQKAKLKRREKKLQQELSEIKREQSPIELEDLDSISLEEIPVQPTKEEQVSQNDGWLTLEDL, from the coding sequence TTGAAAGGAGAGGCCAGAAAAGTGAAGCTCCTGAGGGAAGAGGGCTACTCCTACAGGCAGATAGCGAAAATTCTAAACCTTCCCCTATCAACAGTTTACAGACTCTCCAAGCAGTCAGAGAAGAGAGGTAAGAAAAGGGGAGGGAAACTAACAGAATACCTTAGGGCCATTCAGGAAAACAGAGAGCTTCGCGACAGGCTCGTGGAGCTCCTGCTCTTTACCAGCGAAGAGAAAGGAACCAAGCGCCCTCTTCCCTACTCCAAAATCTGGAAGGAGATGGAGCTTCACCTTCAGGCGGCAGGCCTCTCCTTTGGCTACCACAGGTTTTTACAGGTTCTCAAAGCCTTTATAAAGGCCGAATTTGGGGGCCAGGCAGAGCTTGAGAAGCTCCGCCGCCCCAAAGAGGCCCACAGGTTCAGGGTCAGCAGAGGAGCGGTTATCAGGGAGCCGGAGCTCCTTGAAATTGACGCAACAGGCTACACCTATAGGGGCGTTCAGTACTCAATGCTGTTTGCCTACGACGCCTATACCGGCTTTCTCTTCATGCCCCTCGTCGTTGAGAACAGGGAAAAGGGAGCAACCTGGTACAACAGGGCCTTTTCCTCTTACGACGTTGCTCTATACCTCTCTGAGCTGTTTGCCCGGTTCGGGGTTCCAAAGGCCGTTCGCTGTGATAACGAAAAAATACTTAAAAGCGACCTCATTAAGAGGGGATTTGAGAAGCTCGGAATAGAGCTAAAGAATACCCGCCCCTATAACCCAAACCACAAGGTCATAGAGAGGGCTTTTCGCTCGCTAAAGGAGGAGCTCCGCCTACACGCCGCCCTCAATAAAGAGGCAGACTTTATAGAGCTCCTTGAGGGGGCAGTAGAGGCTTACAACCGCTCCCTTCACAACTTCCAGCACCTCTGTGAACCTGTAATTCCCCACGAGGTCTTTACCGGATACTCAAAGAAACTGCCGGAGCTACTTGTCAGAAACGCCTTTACCCTCTTAGAGGAGAGAACCGTTAGGGACAACCTTATTCAGATAGAGGGAAGGATTTACAGAATGGTTTCTCCCCTGGGGGTAAAGAGGAAGAAAGTTCTCGTTGAGATTTCTCTATCTCAGGCGCAAGAGGTTAGCGTCTACGACGCTTCAACCGGAGAGCTGGTGGGAATAGCCCGCCTTGAAGGGAAGCCCATTGAGGTTTCAACCGTAGAGGTTAAAGAGGAAAAACGCCAAAAGGCAAAGCTCAAAAGGAGAGAAAAGAAGCTCCAGCAGGAGCTTTCAGAAATTAAGAGAGAGCAGTCGCCTATTGAGCTTGAAGACCTTGACTCAATCTCCCTTGAGGAAATCCCGGTTCAGCCCACCAAAGAAGAGCAGGTGAGCCAGAACGACGGCTGGCTCACCTTAGAAGACCTGTAA